One Cucurbita pepo subsp. pepo cultivar mu-cu-16 chromosome LG11, ASM280686v2, whole genome shotgun sequence DNA window includes the following coding sequences:
- the LOC111806033 gene encoding allene oxide synthase 1, chloroplastic-like: MSVTSITLPCPQPHSRFPSQKKPLRSRSNLGFPSRRLIYAADGVSSSSSSSPPSSVQLPQRIAPTPEPTKLPLRKIPGDYGPPVFGALKDRQDYFYNQGREEYLKSRMLRYESTVYRTNMPPGPFITNDSRVVVLLDGKSFPVLFDNAKVEKKDLFTGTYMPYTELTGGYRVLSYIDPSEPDHEKLKQLIFFLLKHRRDKILPEFHSTFSELFQTLEKDLAAVGRAEYNAPGEQAAFNFLARSLFGANPVDTKLGRDAPKLIAKWVLFQLGPVLRLGLPKVVEELLLRTVRLPPSLIKADYRRLYDFFYQSSEAVFEEADRLGISREEACHNLLFTTCFNSFGGMKIFFPNMIKWIGRAGANLHTQLAREIRTAVQANGGRITMGAMEQMPLMKSVVYEAFRIEPPVPVQYGRAKKDLVVESHDAAFEIKEGEMICGFQPFATRDPKIFDRADEFVPDRFTGDGERLLKHVLWSNGPETQSPTVQNKQCAGKDFIVFISRLLVVEFFLRYDSFDIEVANSPLGAAITVTSLKKASF, translated from the coding sequence ATGTCGGTAACATCCATAACCCTCCCTTGTCCTCAACCCCACTCGCGATTCCCGTCGCAGAAAAAGCCTCTCAGATCTCGTTCTAACCTTGGGTTTCCTTCCCGACGCCTGATCTACGCCGCCGACGGagtctcctcctcctcttcttcctcgcCCCCATCCTCTGTTCAATTGCCGCAGCGGATTGCTCCGACTCCGGAACCGACGAAGCTTCCATTGAGGAAGATTCCAGGCGACTATGGCCCGCCGGTGTTCGGAGCGTTGAAGGACCGACAAGACTATTTCTACAATCAGGGGAGAGAAGAGTATCTCAAATCTCGGATGCTTCGCTACGAATCCACTGTGTACAGAACCAATATGCCGCCGGGTCCATTTATCACCAACGATTCTCGAGTTGTGGTTTTACTCGACGGCAAGAGCTTCCCTGTTCTCTTCGACAATGCTAAAGTTGAGAAGAAGGATCTCTTCACCGGAACTTACATGCCTTACACAGAACTCACCGGCGGCTACAGAGTTCTCTCTTATATTGACCCATCTGAGCCCGATCACGAGAAGCTTAAAcagctcatcttcttcctcctcaagCACCGCCGTGATAAAATTCTCCCCGAATTTCACTCTACTTTTTCCGAGCTATTCCAGACTCTGGAGAAGGATTTGGCTGCCGTCGGCAGAGCAGAGTACAATGCTCCCGGTGAACAAGCGGCGTTTAATTTCTTGGCTCGGTCCCTCTTCGGCGCTAATCCAGTCGATACCAAATTGGGTCGAGACGCTCCGAAATTGATTGCGAAATGGGTTCTGTTCCAGCTCGGCCCTGTTCTCAGACTCGGCCTCCCTAAGGTTGTCGAGGAGCTCCTCCTCCGCACGGTCCGGCTTCCACCGTCGCTGATTAAAGCCGATTACCGGCGGCTGTACGACTTCTTTTACCAATCGTCGGAGGCGGTGTTTGAGGAGGCGGATAGATTGGGGATTTCGAGGGAAGAAGCTTGCCACAACTTGCTCTTCACCACGTGTTTCAATTCATTCGGAGGGATGAAGATTTTCTTCCCCAATATGATTAAATGGATCGGACGTGCCGGAGCGAATCTCCACACCCAATTAGCAAGGGAGATTCGTACCGCCGTGCAAGCCAACGGCGGGAGAATCACGATGGGGGCCATGGAACAGATGCCGCTAATGAAATCCGTAGTGTACGAAGCATTCAGAATCGAGCCGCCGGTTCCGGTTCAATACGGTCGGGCGAAGAAGGACCTAGTGGTCGAAAGCCACGATGCGGCTTTCGAGATCAAAGAAGGAGAAATGATTTGTGGGTTCCAACCATTCGCAACCAGAGACCCGAAAATCTTCGACAGAGCCGACGAGTTCGTGCCTGATCGGTTCACCGGCGACGGTGAGAGGTTGCTGAAACACGTGCTATGGTCAAACGGACCGGAGACTCAATCGCCGACGGTTCAGAACAAGCAGTGCGCGGGAAAAGACTTCATCGTGTTCATCTCTCGCCTCCTCGTCGTCGAATTCTTCCTCCGATACGACTCCTTCGACATCGAAGTCGCAAACTCTCCGTTGGGCGCCGCCATCACTGTAACTTCCCTGAAAAAAGCAAGTTTctaa
- the LOC111805992 gene encoding protein DA1-like, whose product MGWLSKILKVGSGDKITGRNYQTELEEDPNSRLPSTSEGLWSENENEDIDRAIALSLVEESQKANNVIDRDYQLEEDELLAKAVQESLNFEPPPQYTSGNAYQPYLPQYQFGSRICAGCYNEIRYGRYLSCLNSFWHPECFRCRACNVPISDYEFSTSGNFPYHKSCYKESYHPKCDVCKHFIPTNPTGLIEYRAHPFWIQKYCPSHEYDATPRCCSCERMEPRDVKYISLHDGRKLCLECLDSTIMDTNECQPLYCEIQAFYDSLNMKVEQDVPLLLVERQALNEAREGEKHGHYHIPETRGLCLSEEQTISTVLRRPRYERGNRATSTMSEPYKLTRHCEVTAILILFGLPRLLTGSILAHEMMHAWLRLKGFRTLSQDVEEGICQVLAHMWLSAELTSSQAYNNVASTSYSGAGKRMSKFERKLGELFKHQIESDMSPVYGDGFRAGQMAVNKYGLRSTLDHIQMTGTFPH is encoded by the exons ATGGGTTGGCTAagcaaaattttgaaagttggaTCTGGAGATAAAATAACTGGAAGGAATTACCAAACCGAGCTCGAGGAGGATCCAAATTCTCGTCTGCCCTCGACTTCGGAG GGATTATGGTCCGAAAACGAGAACGAAGACATCGATCGTGCAATAGCACTTTCTCTTGTAGAAGAGAGTCAGAAGGCAAATAATGTGATTG ATCGTGATTATCaattggaagaagatgaactgCTAGCCAAAGCAGTACAAGAAAGCCTCAACTTTGAGCCTCCTCCACAATATACAAGCGGAAATGCATATCAACCTTATCTACCTCAATATCAATTTGGTTCCAG GATATGTGCTGGCTGCTATAATGAGATTCGCTATGGACGTTACTTGAGCTGCCTGAATTCATTTTGGCATCCAGAATGTTTCCGTTGTCGTGCTTGCAACGTCCCGATATCAGACTATGAG TTTTCTACATCTGGGAATTTTCCTTATCATAAATCTTGCTACAAGGAGAGTTATCACCCAAAATGTGATGTTTGCAAGCACTTT ATTCCAACAAATCCTACTGGTCTTATTGAATATAGGGCGCACCCTTTCTGGATACAGAAATACTGCCCGTCTCACGAATATGATGCCACTCCTCGATGTTGCAGTTGTGAACGAATGGAG CCACGAGACGTTAAGTATATTTCACTTCATGATGGTCGAAAGCTTTGCCTCGAGTGTCTCGACTCTACGATCATGGACACAAACGAATGTCAACCTCTGTATTGCGAGATACAAGCATTTTATGATAGTTTGAATATGAAAGTAGAGCAGGATGTTCCGTTGCTTTTGGTCGAAAGGCAAGCACTAAACGAAGCGAGAGAAGGCGAAAAACAT GGTCATTATCATATCCCCGAGACAAGAGGACTGTGTCTTTCAGAGGAACAAACCATCAGCACT GTTCTTAGGCGGCCTAGATATGAAAGGGGAAATCGAGCAACGAGCACGATGTCAGAGCCCTACAAATTAACACGCCATTGTGAGGTCACTGCAATTCTGATCCTGTTTGGTCTTCCTAG GTTGCTTACCGGGTCGATTTTAGCTCACGAGATGATGCACGCATGGCTACGTCTTAAAG GTTTTCGAACTCTAAGTCAAGACGTCGAAGAAGGTATCTGTCAAGTTCTAGCACACATGTGGCTGAGTGCCGAGCTCACGTCTAGCCAAGCTTACAACAATGTCGCGTCGACCTCGTACTCGGGTGCTGGAAAAAGAATGTctaaatttgagagaaaactTGGGGAGTTGTTTAAACATCAGATAGAGTCAGACATGTCCCCAGTGTATGGAGATGGATTCAGGGCTGGGCAGATGGCTGTGAACAAATACGGTCTTCGGAGTACTCTGGATCATATTCAAATGACTGGAACCTTTCCTCATTGA
- the LOC111805993 gene encoding probable galacturonosyltransferase-like 1 translates to MFEPPPPPPPPSLLFLFFFFFFISSITAADAIAVFKEAPQFYNSPDCPLVVTGEENGNRLCSYDGIHVAMTLDTAYIRGSMAAVLSVLQHSTCPQNVIFHFVSSASANASDLRATISSSFPYLKFQIYPFDDDAVSRLISTSIRSALDCPLNYARSYLADLLPLCVRRVVYLDSDLILVDDIANLANTPLNDAVLAAPEYCNANFTYYFTPTFWSNPSLSLTFANRNPCYFNTGVMVIDLARWRLGDFTAKIEEWMELQKRIRIYELGSLPPFMLVFAGNIAPVDHRWNQHGLGGDNFRGLCRDLHPGPVSLLHWSGKGKPWARLDANRPCPLDALWVPYDLLQTPFSLES, encoded by the coding sequence ATGTTCgaaccaccaccacctccgccgccgccctcccttctcttccttttcttcttcttcttcttcatttcgtCCATAACCGCCGCCGATGCCATTGCTGTATTCAAGGAGGCCCCCCAATTCTATAACTCCCCGGACTGCCCCTTGGTCGTCACTGGCGAGGAAAACGGTAACCGACTTTGCTCATACGACGGCATCCACGTGGCGATGACATTGGACACCGCATACATCCGAGGGTCCATGGCGGCCGTCCTCTCCGTTCTGCAACATTCCACTTGCCCCCAAAATGTAATATTCCATTTCGTTTCCTCTGCCTCTGCAAACGCGTCGGATCTACGCGCCACAATTTCCTCCTCCTTTCCATACCTGAAATTCCAAATCTACCCGTTCGACGACGACGCCGTGTCTCGTCTGATCTCCACCTCCATCCGATCGGCTCTGGATTGCCCTTTGAACTACGCGCGTAGTTACTTGGCCGACCTCCTTCCTCTCTGTGTCCGTCGTGTCGTCTATCTCGATTCCGATCTAATCCTCGTCGACGACATCGCGAATCTCGCTAATACCCCTCTAAACGATGCCGTTTTAGCCGCCCCGGAGTACTGCAACGCCAATTTCACCTACTATTTCACTCCCACATTCTGGTCCAATCCCTCTCTGTCTCTCACCTTCGCCAATCGCAACCCCTGTTATTTCAACACCGGCGTCATGGTCATCGACCTCGCCCGGTGGCGCCTCGGCGATTTCACCGCCAAAATCGAGGAATGGATGGAGCTTCAGAAGCGGATAAGGATCTACGAGCTGGGATCTCTGCCGCCATTCATGCTCGTTTTCGCCGGAAACATTGCCCCCGTGGACCACCGCTGGAACCAACACGGTCTCGGCGGTGACAATTTCCGGGGACTCTGTCGAGATCTACACCCCGGTCCAGTGAGCCTACTGCATTGGAGCGGAAAGGGGAAGCCATGGGCCCGGCTCGATGCGAACCGGCCGTGTCCATTGGATGCTTTGTGGGTCCCTTATGATCTGTTGCAAACTCCATTTTCATTGGAGTCTTGA
- the LOC111805934 gene encoding E3 ubiquitin-protein ligase RNF185-like, giving the protein MASGFGESTSRQPQGPSYSDNNGDASNFECNICLDLAQDPIVTLCGHLFCWPCLYKWLHIHSHPQECPVCKALIEEQKLVPLYGRGKTSTDPRSKSIPGINIPNRPAGQRPEAAGPPPEPNPFPHNGFGFMGGLGGFAPMASTRFGNFTLSAAFGGLVPSLFNFQMHGYADPSMYGAGANVPYGFPNMFHGSHGHAHGYYHHLRQGQQDYYLKRLLLFIGFCVLLALIWQ; this is encoded by the coding sequence ATGGCGAGCGGGTTTGGGGAATCGACAAGTAGGCAACCCCAAGGCCCTTCTTATTCCGATAACAATGGTGATGCTAGTAATTTTGAATGCAATATTTGCCTGGATTTAGCTCAGGATCCTATTGTAACCCTATGCGGTCATCTTTTCTGTTGGCCATGCCTTTACAAGTGGCTGCACATTCATTCCCATCCCCAGGAATGTCCAGTTTGCAAGGCTCTcatagaagaacaaaaattggTTCCCTTATATGGTAGGGGAAAGACATCGACCGACCCGAGATCGAAAAGTATTCCTGGAATCAATATTCCTAATCGTCCTGCTGGACAGAGACCTGAAGCAGCAGGCCCTCCCCCAGAACCGAATCCTTTTCCCCACAATGGGTTTGGATTCATGGGAGGTCTTGGCGGGTTTGCCCCAATGGCATCGACGAGGTTTGGCAATTTCACTTTGTCTGCGGCTTTTGGTGGTCTTGTCCCATCTTTATTCAACTTTCAGATGCATGGATATGCAGATCCAAGCATGTATGGTGCAGGTGCTAACGTTCCATATGGTTTTCCTAACATGTTTCATGGTAGCCATGGTCACGCCCATGGCTACTATCACCATCTCCGTCAAGGTCAGCAAGATTATTACCTGAAGCGGCTGCTTTTGTTTATTGGTTTCTGTGTTCTTCTTGCCCTAATCTGGCAATAG
- the LOC111806167 gene encoding elongation of fatty acids protein 3-like, translated as MPTVPMLRYWLSEHPSIVNFRWSHSQSWGSTWPFLVAAVTFYVVAAVILHLLMILLRRVRQVPLGPIPAIHSLSMAVISAVVFTGILLSAAAEIRDTRWLWRRSRTKTTPFQWLLCFPIGTRSSGRVFFWSYIFYLSRFLHLIRTFLTVLRRRRLPFFHLFNQSILILTSFLWLEFSQSFQILAILSTTLLHFLVYGYRFLTSVGLLATCFRFVLNCQAALLSCNLLCHFGVFLFHVLKGGCNGIGAWICNSVLNSAILLLFVKFYKENRCDGIHKNPPRF; from the coding sequence ATGCCGACGGTTCCCATGCTGCGATATTGGCTATCCGAGCACCCTTCCATTGTCAACTTCCGTTGGAGCCACTCCCAATCATGGGGCTCCACGTGGCCCTTCCTCGTCGCCGCCGTCACCTTCTACGTCGTTGCCGCTGTCATCCTCCATCTTCTAATGATCCTCCTACGCCGCGTTCGCCAGGTCCCACTCGGCCCCATTCCGGCCATCCATAGTCTCTCCATGGCCGTAATCTCGGCAGTCGTCTTCACCGGAATCCTCCTCTCCGCCGCGGCGGAAATTCGTGACACCCGCTGGCTCTGGCGGCGGAGCAGAACCAAAACCACTCCGTTTCAGTGGCTGCTCTGTTTCCCGATCGGCACACGCTCCTCTGGGCGCGTGTTCTTCTGGTCGTACATTTTTTACCTCTCCCGATTCCTCCACCTAATCCGCACCTTTTTGACCgttctccgccgccgccgtctccCATTCTTTCACCTCTTCAACCAGTCGATCCTCATCCTCACTTCCTTCCTTTGGCTGGAATTTTCACAGTCTTTTCAAATCCTCGCGATTCTCTCTACCACCCTCCTCCATTTCCTCGTCTACGGCTACCGGTTCTTGACGTCCGTCGGGCTCCTGGCCACGTGCTTCCGGTTCGTACTCAATTGCCAGGCGGCTCTGCTTTCCTGCAACTTGCTCTGCCATTTTGGGGTGTTTTTGTTTCACGTTCTGAAAGGCGGGTGCAATGGCATTGGCGCTTGGATCTGCAACTCTGTGCTTAATTCCGCCATTCTTTTGCTGTTCGTGAAGTTCTACAAGGAAAATCGTTGCGATGGGATTCATAAGAACCCACCCAGATTCTGA
- the LOC111805102 gene encoding probable 1-acyl-sn-glycerol-3-phosphate acyltransferase 4 isoform X2: protein MDASTSLQSDKTQKFKSLSPFRLMRGVICLAVFLSTAFMFLVYFAPIVTLSLRLISLHYCRKATSIVFGFWLALWPFLFEVINGTKVFFYGDDVPANERVLLIANHRTEVDWMYLWDFALRKGSLGCIKYILKSSLMKLPLFGWGFHSLEFIPVERKWEVDEPVIYRRLSTFKNPRDPLWLAVFPEGTDFTEAKCKKSQAYAAEVGLPVLKNVLLPKARGFCACLRTLRGSLDAVYDVTIAYKPQCPTFTDNVFGLGPSEVHIHVQRIPVGEVPASDEGASAWLMDKFKLKDHLLSYFTANGCFPESRIEEELSAFKCSMNFILDAT, encoded by the exons ATGGATGCTTCTACGTCTCTGCAATCTGATAagacacaaaaatttaaatctcttAGTCCTTTTAGGCTGATGAGAGGGGTGATTTGTTTAGCGGTGTTTTTGTCCACTGCCTTCATGTTCTTAGTGTATTTTGCGCCTATAGTCACTCTCTCTTTAAGACTTATCAGTCTGCATTACTGTAGGAAGGCAACTTCcattgtttttggtttctggTTGGCTCTGTGGCCCTTCCTGTTTGAAGTGATAAATGGGACTAAAGTTTTCTTCTATGGGGATGATGTTCCTGCAAATGAACGTGTTTTGTTAATTGCTAACCACAGAACTGAAGTTGATTGGATGTATTTGTGGGATTTTGCATTGCGAAAGGGGTCCTTAGGCTGCATCAAATACATCCTTAAAAGCAGCTTAATGAAGCTGCCTCTCTTTGGTTGGGGATTCCACAGTTTGGAGTTCATTCCTGTTGAGAGGAAATGGGAAGTCGATGAACCGGTTATATACCGACGACTTTCGACGTTTAAAAATCCTCGAGATCCCTTGTGGCTTGCTGTTTTTCCTGAGGGAACCGATTTTAC GGAGGCAAAATGCAAGAAGAGTCAAGCATATGCTGCTGAAGTAGGACTTCCGGTGCTGAAAAACGTTCTACTTCCAAAAGCAAGAGGTTTTTGTGCTTGCTTACGAACCCTACGAGGTTCCCTCGATGCAG TTTATGATGTGACTATTGCCTACAAGCCTCAGTGTCCTACCTTTACGGATAATGTCTTTGGCCTCGGTCCTTCAGAAGTTCACATTCATGTTCAACGGATCCCCGTTGGCGAGGTCCCTGCATCAGATGAAGGTGCTTCTGCTTGGTTAATGGATAAATTCAAGCTCAAGGATCACTTGCTCTCATATTTCACGGCCAATGGCTGTTTCCCTGAGTcaagaattgaagaagaactTTCTGCCTTCAAGTGCTCAATGAACTTCATACTG GATGCGACATGA
- the LOC111805102 gene encoding probable 1-acyl-sn-glycerol-3-phosphate acyltransferase 4 isoform X1: MDASTSLQSDKTQKFKSLSPFRLMRGVICLAVFLSTAFMFLVYFAPIVTLSLRLISLHYCRKATSIVFGFWLALWPFLFEVINGTKVFFYGDDVPANERVLLIANHRTEVDWMYLWDFALRKGSLGCIKYILKSSLMKLPLFGWGFHSLEFIPVERKWEVDEPVIYRRLSTFKNPRDPLWLAVFPEGTDFTEAKCKKSQAYAAEVGLPVLKNVLLPKARGFCACLRTLRGSLDAVYDVTIAYKPQCPTFTDNVFGLGPSEVHIHVQRIPVGEVPASDEGASAWLMDKFKLKDHLLSYFTANGCFPESRIEEELSAFKCSMNFILVVSLTAIFSYLTFYSFWFKVYVALSCIYLASVTYLRVQPEQGLSFLVSMLISKKQSTE; the protein is encoded by the exons ATGGATGCTTCTACGTCTCTGCAATCTGATAagacacaaaaatttaaatctcttAGTCCTTTTAGGCTGATGAGAGGGGTGATTTGTTTAGCGGTGTTTTTGTCCACTGCCTTCATGTTCTTAGTGTATTTTGCGCCTATAGTCACTCTCTCTTTAAGACTTATCAGTCTGCATTACTGTAGGAAGGCAACTTCcattgtttttggtttctggTTGGCTCTGTGGCCCTTCCTGTTTGAAGTGATAAATGGGACTAAAGTTTTCTTCTATGGGGATGATGTTCCTGCAAATGAACGTGTTTTGTTAATTGCTAACCACAGAACTGAAGTTGATTGGATGTATTTGTGGGATTTTGCATTGCGAAAGGGGTCCTTAGGCTGCATCAAATACATCCTTAAAAGCAGCTTAATGAAGCTGCCTCTCTTTGGTTGGGGATTCCACAGTTTGGAGTTCATTCCTGTTGAGAGGAAATGGGAAGTCGATGAACCGGTTATATACCGACGACTTTCGACGTTTAAAAATCCTCGAGATCCCTTGTGGCTTGCTGTTTTTCCTGAGGGAACCGATTTTAC GGAGGCAAAATGCAAGAAGAGTCAAGCATATGCTGCTGAAGTAGGACTTCCGGTGCTGAAAAACGTTCTACTTCCAAAAGCAAGAGGTTTTTGTGCTTGCTTACGAACCCTACGAGGTTCCCTCGATGCAG TTTATGATGTGACTATTGCCTACAAGCCTCAGTGTCCTACCTTTACGGATAATGTCTTTGGCCTCGGTCCTTCAGAAGTTCACATTCATGTTCAACGGATCCCCGTTGGCGAGGTCCCTGCATCAGATGAAGGTGCTTCTGCTTGGTTAATGGATAAATTCAAGCTCAAGGATCACTTGCTCTCATATTTCACGGCCAATGGCTGTTTCCCTGAGTcaagaattgaagaagaactTTCTGCCTTCAAGTGCTCAATGAACTTCATACTGGTCGTTTCCTTGACTGCCATATTTTCTTACCTTACTTTCTATTCATTTTGGTTCAAAGTTTATGTAGCTTTATCTTGTATATATCTTGCTTCCGTTACATATCTCAGAGTACAACCAGAGCAAGGTTTAAGCTTTTTGGTGTCAATGCTCATTAGCAAGAAACAAAGCACTGAATAA
- the LOC111805105 gene encoding pathogenesis-related protein 5, whose product MASPLCVFLLLVVFSLGNVAFATVFTLQNHCSYTLWPGTLSGNGAAVLGDGGFPLAPGASVQLTAPQGWSGRFWARTGCDFDSSGNGKCQTGNCGGALKCIGGGEPPVTLAEFTIGSTSGEMDFYDISLVDGYNVGIGVRASGGTGNCQYAGCVTDLNRICPSELQVTDSGSVVACRSACAAFMKPEFCCTDDHSTPQTCPPTPYSQMFKNACPAAYSYAYDDASSTCTCKGSDYVISFCPSG is encoded by the exons ATGGCTTCCCCATTATGTGTTTTTCTTCTATTGGTCGTGTTTTCACTTG GAAATGTCGCTTTTGCGACTGTTTTTACGCTTCAGAATCATTGCAGCTACACGCTATGGCCGGGAACGCTCTCCGGCAATGGTGCGGCGGTTCTTGGCGACGGCGGTTTCCCTCTGGCCCCCGGTGCTTCTGTACAACTGACGGCTCCGCAGGGATGGTCCGGTCGGTTCTGGGCACGAACTGGCTGCGACTTCGACAGCTCCGGCAATGGGAAATGCCAGACGGGTAACTGCGGCGGCGCACTTAAATGCATCGGCGGTGGCGAGCCGCCAGTCACACTGGCGGAATTCACCATTGGCTCAACCAGCGGCGAAATGGATTTTTACGACATTAGCCTCGTCGACGGCTACAATGTGGGCATCGGCGTCCGGGCAAGCGGCGGTACCGGCAACTGCCAGTACGCCGGCTGCGTCACGGACTTGAACAGAATCTGCCCATCGGAATTGCAAGTGACTGATTCGGGCTCCGTCGTAGCCTGCAGGAGCGCCTGCGCCGCCTTCATGAAGCCAGAATTCTGCTGCACCGATGACCACTCGACACCGCAGACATGCCCACCAACACCTTACTCACAAATGTTCAAGAACGCATGTCCGGCAGCGTACAGCTACGCATACGACGACGCTTCGAGCACTTGCACATGTAAGGGATCGGACTACGTCATTAGCTTTTGCCCGTCCGGTTGA